Proteins from a genomic interval of Lolium perenne isolate Kyuss_39 chromosome 1, Kyuss_2.0, whole genome shotgun sequence:
- the LOC127330103 gene encoding agamous-like MADS-box protein AGL80, producing the protein MVRSGRTKLQYIVDRKERKRTLEKRLPNLLKKTREFAVLCDVPTSLVVYCPGDDHPVVWPSPDVAADLLRRYNELGNSQRLKHRLDGAEFIGKLVDKAKAELSTVQREIRGKEMDLLLGDFFAGRRGSFDDMSPEVSAALESTVEKKLRTVKARLQELHGGAVLPPLPTQLVQPQPLLQDDVQFHQALDASDGSGLPTTEELQAVFMKSGIFTAPQPSPSVDDIV; encoded by the coding sequence ATGGTTCGTAGCGGGAGGACCAAGCTTCAATACATCGTGGACCGCAAGGAGCGCAAGAGGACGCTGGAGAAGCGCCTCCCTAACCTGTTGAAGAAAACCAGGGAGTTCGCCGTCCTCTGCGACGTCCCCACCAGCCTCGTCGTGTACTGTCCCGGCGACGACCACCCGGTGGTCTGGCCTTCGCCGGATGTGGCCGCCGACTTGCTGCGCCGGTACAACGAGTTGGGGAACTCGCAGAGGCTCAAGCATAGGCTAGACGGCGCGGAATTCATCGGGAAGTTGGTGGACAAGGCGAAGGCGGAGCTGTCCACTGTCCAGCGCGAGATACGCGGCAAGGAGATGGACCTCCTCCTCGGCGACTTCTTCGCCGGCCGCCGCGGGAGCTTCGACGACATGTCGCCGGAGGTCTCCGCCGCCCTCGAGTCAACGGTGGAGAAGAAACTCCGGACCGTCAAGGCGCGCCTCCAGGAGCTCCATGGTGGTGCCGTTCTTCCGCCCCTTCCTACGCAGCTGGTGCAGCCACAGCCTCTCCTGCAGGACGACGTCCAATTCCATCAGGCGCTTGACGCCAGCGACGGCAGCGGCCTGCCTACCACGGAGGAGCTTCAAGCTGTCTTCATGAAGTCTGGGATATTTACCGCACCGCAGCCCAGCCCTTCCGTGGACGATATCGTGTAG
- the LOC139831950 gene encoding uncharacterized protein produces the protein MRGGSHIQGSIPISLHLQKEEVRTGAKPNVFAVLKKMKQRKTPDPETGSLWVNPQSETQCTAYVSKFKQKHGEDANPEAEDFDPEVAVLAGEGLKHGRLWFGDGCVDPARVPSLRQIRRGRKSGQPEVEPRPRASDLAVERLREEMAAKEQAAQEHARNMERQILEYQQQRTQMMQQQQYE, from the exons atgcgaggtggatcgcatatccaaggcagcatccccatctctcttcacctgcagaaggag gaagtcaggacaggagcgaagcctaacgtctttgccgtgctaaagaagatgaagcaaaggaagacgcctgatcctgagacggggtccttgtgggttaacccgcaatccgagacccagtgcacggcgtatgtctccaagttcaagcagaagcacggcgaggacgccaatccagaggccgaggactttgaccctgaggtcgcggtgcttgcgggagaaggcttgaagcatggccgcctatggtttggtgacgggtgcgtcgacccagcgagggttccctctctccgccagatccgtcgtggtcgtaagagcggccagcctgaggtagagccccggccacgggcttcggatctagctgtcgagcggttacgg gaggagatggcagcgaaggagcaggcggcccaggagcacgCACGGAACATGGAGCGGCAGATTCTGGAGTACCAGCAGCAGCGGACAC agatgatgcagcagcagcagTACGAATGA
- the LOC127330115 gene encoding agamous-like MADS-box protein AGL80: protein MARKGERVKIQRITDEKRRKATLRKRLPIVVKKARELSILCNIPVCLIAYRPGDARPVVWPSPEAASAVVRRYRDLPDLDSCKNNLDIIDFLKQRNQKVRVKLSNVQRQTRDVEINLVLFDFLAGRRKSFDDLPIDIVTAVGSRVQDKLQAVKARLQELRSAAAPALLPPPPREPVDVPMVDSLPMVQPHNGGYRELLDGNSLSTTEEMHALFVQAGIFSPQVPTQAP from the coding sequence ATGGCTCGTAAGGGAGAGAGGGTGAAGATCCAGCGGATCACGGACGAGAAGAGGCGCAAGGCGACACTTAGGAAGCGCCTCCCCATTGTTGTCAAGAAGGCCAGGGAGCTCTCTATCCTCTGCAACATCCCCGTGTGTCTCATTGCGTACCGCCCAGGTGACGCCCGGCCGGTGGTCTGGCCATCACCGGAGGCGGCCTCCGCTGTCGTGCGCCGGTACAGGGACCTACCGGATTTGGATAGCTGCAAGAACAATCTGGACATCATCGATTTCCTCAAGCAGAGGAACCAAAAGGTAAGAGTGAAGCTGTCCAATGTCCAGAGGCAGACCCGCGACGTGGAGATCAACCTCGTCCTGTTCGACTTCCTCGCCGGTCGCCGCAAAAGCTTCGACGACCTGCCtattgacatcgtcaccgccgtcggATCGAGGGTGCAGGATAAGCTCCAGGCCGTCAAGGCGCGCCTCCAGGAGCTCCGGTCGGCTGCGGCACCCGCGTTGCTTCCACCACCTCCTCGTGAACCCGTGGACGTGCCAATGGTTGATTCTTTGCCCATGGTGCAGCCACACAATGGTGGCTACCGCGAGCTGCTGGACGGCAATAGCCTCTCTACCACTGAGGAAATGCATGCCCTCTTCGTGCAGGCTGGGATATTTTCCCCACAGGTGCCGACCCAAGCTCCCTAG